The sequence ATATTCGTCGCGCCCTGAGGCGAGGACTCGCCTTGGACATTGTCCCGTGGCCAACGCAGATTGAAGCCCTTTTGCAAGGTAGAGTGGCGACGGTCCGAGGGGGTAATGAGATCAAATGCCATGATGTACTCCAAAGAGTCAGAATGACTTCTGATGCGACTAAACTTAACGACCGAAATGGCAAGAAATGCAGATGCGAGCTTGCAGGGAAGTTAGATAGCAATAGGCATGAAGTGCGTTACGGGCCCGGATACCTATGAAGCCCGCCCATTGAGCCTAGCGCAGAAAATGAAACGGCCGAGGGTTTAAGCAACCCCTCGGCCGTTTGCTCTCCAGATGGGTTCTAGTACAGCGCGCCGTCCAGAATCTGATAGACGATGCTGGTGCCAATCGCGATCAACACGACATCTCCACCTGAGCGCCTCCACTCGTAGCCAGGGTATTGCGGCAGGTGCGCCAGGGCGCGATTGTCCAGGCGTTCGCCGTAATAGTTACGAGGCAGTGGCTGGCCCTGGACCAGACGAATACCGCGCGGCGGCGGTGCACCACGGCGGAAATCGTTGTGGTTGTCGCGGATGGCTTGTCGCACAGGG is a genomic window of Pseudomonas sp. ADAK18 containing:
- a CDS encoding RcnB family protein, which encodes MKMPKRLIAGLGVLLLGASALAQAAPYDQGGGPDRGGPGQNEHRGDDRRGPQDNHRGGPPQDFGPVRQAIRDNHNDFRRGAPPPRGIRLVQGQPLPRNYYGERLDNRALAHLPQYPGYEWRRSGGDVVLIAIGTSIVYQILDGALY